One Aquisediminimonas profunda genomic region harbors:
- a CDS encoding NifU family protein, which translates to MLIETETTPNPATLKFLPGRIVMEAGTRDFATPEEAEASPLAEMLFGLGDVEGVFFGKDFVSVTAGPGSDWRQLKPDVLSVLLDHFTANMPLFKTASAGFNVPAEDAGFTDDPADEDIIIQIKELIETRVRPAVANDGGDILYRGFDKGKVFLKMQGACSGCPSSTATLKHGIESLLKHYVPEVTEVLAV; encoded by the coding sequence ATGTTGATCGAAACAGAAACCACGCCGAACCCGGCGACACTCAAGTTCTTGCCCGGCCGCATCGTGATGGAGGCAGGCACCCGCGACTTTGCGACACCTGAAGAAGCTGAAGCTTCGCCTTTGGCTGAAATGCTTTTCGGGTTAGGAGATGTTGAAGGTGTCTTCTTCGGAAAGGACTTTGTCTCTGTAACTGCCGGGCCCGGCAGTGACTGGCGGCAATTGAAGCCCGATGTCCTTTCCGTGCTGCTCGACCATTTCACGGCAAACATGCCGTTGTTCAAGACAGCCAGCGCAGGATTCAATGTTCCGGCCGAGGATGCCGGCTTTACTGACGATCCAGCGGACGAAGATATTATCATCCAGATCAAGGAATTGATCGAAACCCGCGTTCGTCCGGCTGTTGCCAACGACGGAGGCGACATTCTTTATCGAGGATTCGACAAGGGCAAGGTCTTCCTCAAGATGCAGGGCGCTTGCTCAGGCTGCCCGTCTTCGACGGCCACGCTCAAGCATGGTATCGAATCACTCCTCAAACATTATGTTCCAGAGGTCACTGAAGTCCTCGCTGTCTGA